Proteins found in one Geomonas subterranea genomic segment:
- a CDS encoding response regulator: MAPSYILLIEDNPDDLFLASRIIGKACEDQLLTARDGEEADELLKRMEREDTYRQIKLVLLDLKLPKISGLDLLRGIRESARLHELAVAILTSSDNETDQQKCWELGVVDYIYKPMTVDRLKSILARREGAP, encoded by the coding sequence ATGGCACCATCCTACATCCTGCTGATCGAAGACAACCCCGACGACCTTTTCCTCGCCAGCCGCATTATCGGCAAGGCGTGCGAGGACCAGCTCCTTACCGCGCGCGACGGCGAAGAGGCCGACGAGCTGCTAAAGCGCATGGAGCGGGAAGACACCTATCGCCAGATCAAGCTGGTGCTTCTGGACCTGAAACTCCCCAAGATAAGCGGCCTCGACCTGTTGCGGGGGATCCGGGAGAGTGCCAGGCTGCACGAACTCGCCGTGGCCATACTCACCTCCTCGGACAACGAAACGGACCAGCAGAAGTGCTGGGAGCTCGGCGTCGTGGATTACATCTACAAGCCGATGACGGTGGACCGGCTGAAGTCGATCCTGGCGCGCCGCGAGGGGGCTCCATGA
- a CDS encoding sensor histidine kinase, translating into MKEEAPEDAKVSMLYVEDEADARLMVTRMLAMNYPNLTLYSADNGLDALQLYREHTPEIVMTDINMPVMDGIRMSREMKALNPEVLIIAVTAHSDTSYLLSAIEIGVHHYVLKPLNYQELFSVLDKVLEQIALKQLVSAQHRRLAQSERQLTAAQRIAHLGSWQWDLDAENMDWSDEMYRICGLEPGSIPATYQAFLERFHPEDRNEVSDSLQGAREPHRQPGHKFVRVLRPEGAQRIVRLDVEWAREPDGVAGVIGTCHDVTELKQAEQQVRSLTEDLERRVLQRTSLLQATVSELENFSYFVSHDLRAPVARLEGFYTALLEDCSACGHANCRQYAERSANVVQQIKQIMDAFNSLTHLARCALTIKVTDLSAQAHEIARRLTADAPDRKVDFVIAEGARVKGDPELLGKALGHLFDNAWKFTSKNERGRIEFGWTDQEGVRTYFVRDNGVGFNMKYAEKLFQPFQTIHAPGEFDWSGTGIGLAVAHSIVLRHGGRLWAEGAVGQGATFYFTLEPNPESGSYLKEA; encoded by the coding sequence ATGAAAGAGGAGGCTCCGGAGGACGCAAAAGTCAGCATGCTGTACGTCGAGGACGAGGCGGACGCCCGCCTGATGGTGACCAGGATGCTGGCGATGAACTACCCGAACCTCACGCTCTACAGCGCCGACAACGGGCTGGACGCACTGCAACTGTACCGGGAGCACACCCCGGAGATCGTCATGACCGACATCAACATGCCGGTCATGGACGGCATCCGGATGTCCCGAGAGATGAAAGCCCTCAACCCCGAAGTCCTCATCATCGCTGTCACCGCCCACAGCGACACATCCTACCTTTTGAGCGCTATCGAGATCGGCGTGCATCACTACGTCCTCAAACCACTCAACTACCAGGAACTCTTCAGCGTGCTCGACAAGGTACTCGAGCAAATAGCCTTGAAACAGCTGGTCAGCGCACAGCACAGACGCCTGGCCCAGAGCGAGCGCCAGCTCACCGCGGCACAGCGCATCGCGCACCTCGGGAGCTGGCAGTGGGACCTCGATGCCGAAAACATGGACTGGTCCGACGAGATGTACCGCATCTGCGGCCTCGAGCCGGGCTCCATCCCGGCAACCTACCAGGCTTTCCTGGAACGGTTCCACCCCGAGGATCGCAACGAGGTGTCGGACTCACTGCAAGGCGCGCGGGAGCCGCATCGTCAACCGGGGCACAAGTTCGTCCGGGTACTGCGGCCGGAAGGGGCGCAGCGCATCGTGCGACTCGACGTGGAATGGGCACGGGAGCCTGACGGGGTGGCCGGCGTTATCGGCACCTGCCACGACGTCACCGAGCTTAAGCAGGCCGAACAGCAGGTCCGCTCGCTCACGGAGGATCTCGAGCGGCGCGTGCTGCAGCGGACCTCACTGCTGCAGGCAACGGTGAGTGAGCTGGAGAATTTCAGCTATTTCGTCTCCCACGATCTCAGGGCCCCCGTGGCGCGTCTGGAGGGCTTTTATACCGCCCTTTTGGAGGACTGTAGCGCGTGCGGACATGCAAATTGCCGCCAGTACGCCGAGCGCTCGGCCAATGTGGTGCAGCAGATCAAGCAGATCATGGACGCTTTCAACAGCCTCACTCACCTTGCGCGCTGCGCCCTGACCATAAAGGTGACCGACCTGAGCGCGCAGGCGCACGAGATCGCCCGGCGTCTGACGGCAGACGCGCCCGACCGGAAGGTCGACTTCGTCATCGCCGAAGGGGCGAGGGTAAAGGGGGACCCGGAACTGCTGGGCAAGGCGCTGGGGCATCTCTTCGACAACGCCTGGAAATTCACCTCGAAGAATGAGCGGGGACGCATCGAGTTCGGCTGGACCGACCAGGAAGGAGTGCGCACCTACTTCGTTCGCGACAACGGGGTGGGGTTCAACATGAAGTACGCTGAGAAGCTCTTCCAGCCGTTTCAGACCATCCACGCGCCGGGGGAGTTCGACTGGTCAGGGACCGGGATAGGGCTCGCTGTCGCGCACAGCATCGTGCTCAGGCACGGGGGACGCTTGTGGGCCGAGGGGGCGGTGGGGCAGGGGGCGACCTTCTACTTCACCCTGGAGCCCAACCCCGAGTCGGGGTCCTACCTCAAGGAGGCGTGA